A single region of the Malus sylvestris chromosome 8, drMalSylv7.2, whole genome shotgun sequence genome encodes:
- the LOC126630999 gene encoding heat shock factor protein HSF30-like isoform X1, which yields MDGVVVKEEEIVTCTVGSSPRPVEGLHEVGPPPFLTKTFEMVEDPSTDAIVSWTRARNSFVVWDSQKFSTTLLTRYFKHSNFSSFIRQLNTYGFRKVDSDRWEFANEGFLGGQRHLLKTIKRRRHVSQSMQQEGGGGGACVELGQCGVETELERLKRDRNVLMTEIVKLRQQQHNSREQVMAMKGRLLATEKKQQQMTTFLAKALNSPSFLQHLVEKNAKNRKLHGIEIGRKRRLAASPGLENLQEAPIIDVEDYSANQDLGELANMEPDIENFLSTAALDNKLSSGIKDPNPSLVPTSTTGGHLDSVSETIWEELWSDDLIGGNPEEEVVVVGDESEIEVEVDDLVAEPADWEGLVNVAKGPTRMLLFLCIL from the exons ATGGATGGAGTGGTGGTGAAAGAGGAGGAGATTGTGACATGCACCGTCGGCTCATCGCCGCGGCCAGTAGAGGGGCTGCACGAGGTGGGTCCGCCGCCGTTTCTCACTAAGACGTTTGAAATGGTGGAGGATCCTTCCACGGACGCCATTGTTTCCTGGACCAGAGCTCGCAACAGCTTCGTTGTGTGGGACTCTCAGAAGTTCTCCACCACTCTCCTTACTCGCTACTTCAAGCACAGTAACTTCTCCAGCTTCATTCGTCAGCTCAATACTTAC GGTTTCAGAAAGGTTGATTCGGACCGATGGGAATTCGCCAACGAAGGGTTTCTAGGAGGGCAGAGGCATTTGCTGAAGACCATCAAGAGGAGGAGACATGTCTCACAGAGTATGCAACAAgaaggtggaggaggaggagcttGTGTTGAATTGGGGCAGTGCGGAGTAGAAACCGAGCTTGAAAGACTGAAAAGAGACCGAAACGTTTTGATGACGGAGATTGTGAAGTTGAGGCAGCAGCAACATAATTCAAGGGAGCAAGTCATGGCAATGAAGGGCCGGTTGCTGGCCACGGAGAAAAAACAGCAGCAGATGACCACATTCCTTGCCAAAGCACTCAATAGTCCATCTTTTCTCCAGCACCTTGTTGAGAAGAATGCTAAGAACAGAAAGTTGCACGGTATTGAAATTGGTCGAAAACGCAGACTGGCTGCTAGTCCCGGTCTTGAGAATCTGCAAGAAGCGCCTATAATCGACGTCGAAGACTACTCAGCGAACCAGGATCTGGGAGAGTTGGCAAATATGGAGCCAGATATTGAGAACTTTCTCTCAACTGCTGCATTGGACAACAAATTGAGCAGTGGTATCAAGGACCCTAATCCGAGTTTAGTACCCACAAGTACTACTGGAGGCCACTTGGATTCTGTTAGTGAGACTATATGGGAGGAGCTGTGGAGTGATGACCTCATTGGTGGCAACCCGGAGGAGGAAGTTGTCGTGGTGGGCGATGAATCAGAAATCGAAGTTGAGGTGGATGATTTGGTTGCAGAGCCGGCTGATTGGG AAGGGCTGGTGAACGTTGCAAAGGGCCCAACACGAATGCTGCTGTTTCTTTGTATCCTTTGA
- the LOC126630999 gene encoding heat shock factor protein HSF30-like isoform X2, translating to MDGVVVKEEEIVTCTVGSSPRPVEGLHEVGPPPFLTKTFEMVEDPSTDAIVSWTRARNSFVVWDSQKFSTTLLTRYFKHSNFSSFIRQLNTYGFRKVDSDRWEFANEGFLGGQRHLLKTIKRRRHVSQSMQQEGGGGGACVELGQCGVETELERLKRDRNVLMTEIVKLRQQQHNSREQVMAMKGRLLATEKKQQQMTTFLAKALNSPSFLQHLVEKNAKNRKLHGIEIGRKRRLAASPGLENLQEAPIIDVEDYSANQDLGELANMEPDIENFLSTAALDNKLSSGIKDPNPSLVPTSTTGGHLDSVSETIWEELWSDDLIGGNPEEEVVVVGDESEIEVEVDDLVAEPADWGGGAIGDRRRVSILEAYALI from the exons ATGGATGGAGTGGTGGTGAAAGAGGAGGAGATTGTGACATGCACCGTCGGCTCATCGCCGCGGCCAGTAGAGGGGCTGCACGAGGTGGGTCCGCCGCCGTTTCTCACTAAGACGTTTGAAATGGTGGAGGATCCTTCCACGGACGCCATTGTTTCCTGGACCAGAGCTCGCAACAGCTTCGTTGTGTGGGACTCTCAGAAGTTCTCCACCACTCTCCTTACTCGCTACTTCAAGCACAGTAACTTCTCCAGCTTCATTCGTCAGCTCAATACTTAC GGTTTCAGAAAGGTTGATTCGGACCGATGGGAATTCGCCAACGAAGGGTTTCTAGGAGGGCAGAGGCATTTGCTGAAGACCATCAAGAGGAGGAGACATGTCTCACAGAGTATGCAACAAgaaggtggaggaggaggagcttGTGTTGAATTGGGGCAGTGCGGAGTAGAAACCGAGCTTGAAAGACTGAAAAGAGACCGAAACGTTTTGATGACGGAGATTGTGAAGTTGAGGCAGCAGCAACATAATTCAAGGGAGCAAGTCATGGCAATGAAGGGCCGGTTGCTGGCCACGGAGAAAAAACAGCAGCAGATGACCACATTCCTTGCCAAAGCACTCAATAGTCCATCTTTTCTCCAGCACCTTGTTGAGAAGAATGCTAAGAACAGAAAGTTGCACGGTATTGAAATTGGTCGAAAACGCAGACTGGCTGCTAGTCCCGGTCTTGAGAATCTGCAAGAAGCGCCTATAATCGACGTCGAAGACTACTCAGCGAACCAGGATCTGGGAGAGTTGGCAAATATGGAGCCAGATATTGAGAACTTTCTCTCAACTGCTGCATTGGACAACAAATTGAGCAGTGGTATCAAGGACCCTAATCCGAGTTTAGTACCCACAAGTACTACTGGAGGCCACTTGGATTCTGTTAGTGAGACTATATGGGAGGAGCTGTGGAGTGATGACCTCATTGGTGGCAACCCGGAGGAGGAAGTTGTCGTGGTGGGCGATGAATCAGAAATCGAAGTTGAGGTGGATGATTTGGTTGCAGAGCCGGCTGATTGGG GCGGAGGAGCCATCGGAGACCGGAGAAGGGTTTCGATCCTTGAAGCTTATGCTTTAATTTGA